One Deltaproteobacteria bacterium genomic window carries:
- a CDS encoding M20/M25/M40 family metallo-hydrolase, producing PYQGYVKDGCVYGRGTEDNQQDLVASIFAARAFLDENILPKSSIGLAFVADEETSSRWGLDYVLQHPDNPFKKKDLIVVPDSGEPDGCAIEIAE from the coding sequence CCCTTATCAGGGTTACGTCAAGGACGGTTGTGTTTATGGACGCGGCACCGAGGACAATCAACAGGACCTGGTCGCCTCTATCTTTGCAGCCAGGGCTTTCCTTGATGAAAATATACTGCCGAAATCGTCAATTGGTTTGGCGTTTGTTGCCGATGAAGAAACCTCAAGCCGCTGGGGATTGGATTACGTTCTCCAGCATCCCGACAACCCTTTTAAGAAAAAAGATTTGATTGTTGTACCCGATTCAGGTGAACCAGACGGGTGCGCCATCGAAATTGCCGAATAG